In Chelonia mydas isolate rCheMyd1 chromosome 20, rCheMyd1.pri.v2, whole genome shotgun sequence, a single genomic region encodes these proteins:
- the MISP3 gene encoding uncharacterized protein MISP3 → MATEAVSLPPSAPEECQGDSPAGLCPAGEGMDVPGKGHRPGEGGIDPVIAQEREPGAPKPPGTTGQDEAPTHGQSPAASGEGGNQADHRSSCPAPPAQPDPADASGRPACGGEGSKDVFGDPPDATPSSEPPQAANVHGQASPGEPKLSASSEQGCQESTEAAGTETGEEKASGPHGDKSPATGPRSDQPAEESEKDPRLAGEQGPHALGSAGAKGGQDASCPLQPDGTLVPGGPLLALGDLAPCSQQGAAGARPETAVPRSPVATGDSSGPARLARDSSWEPGGGEGQREGPAGSSAGGAGDNNKPWGEVGARAVVESEPNEVPPSAAGPRETSPGGDGAREPDGAEDLGGAAGPADTRDLTGTKGPAGPPETAGAADLASEDPAAPSDRGSAAAPACANGQTSAGDPAGVKDPGAASEQKGESMENGDLSSDGEASPALKPGGETPIEREIRLHQEREETLRRQRGLASSRDTQQYVEVRMKPILSQAQPPAQLPKEKERQWAGAQMQREIQRERLREEDLVQLGKVRGTYDRGTPQELQEKKMLFEQQPSPEPPSPRKPARVTCGSSAETPRDQGPRGPSFAEANSRANMVILEPSTLLRPSPSRQAPLEWSSSAQGNPFFRLRSRSPQSRLELEVQEAQKREQELQKQRHSLYGWDLPGDAQGAAEGEEPRRSQPERPSCGKLDVTWPPRAPSESPQENGLDQVEKSPRSLRQKSALIQRWESGAVSNPESQE, encoded by the coding sequence ATGGCAACGGAGGCCGTGTCCctgccaccctctgccccagaggaGTGCCAGGGGGATTCCCCCGCTGGCCtgtgcccagctggggagggcatGGATGTCCCCGGGAAGGGGCACAGGCCAGGGGAAGGTGGCATTGACCCTGTCATTGCACAAGAGAGGGAGCCTGGGGCACCCAAGCCCCCTGGCACCACTGGCCAGGACGAGGCCCCAACACACGGACAGTCCCCTGctgcctcaggggaggggggcaaccAGGCCGATCACCgcagctcctgccccgctcccccggcGCAGCCAGACCCTGCTGATGCCTCAGGCCGGCCAGCCTGTGGAGGGGAGGGCAGCAAGGATGTCTTTGGTGACCCCCCCGATGCCACCCCCTCCTCGGAGCCACCTCAAGCTGCCAACGTCCACGGCCAAGCGAGCCCCGGGGAGCCAAAGCTGAGTGCCAGCTCCGAGCAGGGCTGCCAGGAGAGCACCGAGGCAGCGGGCACAGAGACGGGCGAGGAGAAGGCCTCCGGCCCGCATGGGGACAAGTCACCAGCCACCGGCCCGCGGTCAGATCAGCCGGCGGAGGAGTCTGAAAAGGATCCCCGGCTGGCTGGGGAACAGGGACCCCATGCGCTGGGTAGCGCTGGTGCCAAGGGGGGCCAGGATGCCAGCTGCCCACTCCAGCCGGATGGCACGCTGGTGCCAGGGGGACCCTTGCTGGCACTGGGGGACCTCGCCCCttgcagccagcagggggcagcaggcgCCAGGCCTGAGACGGCAGTGCCAAGGTCTCCCGTGGCAACTGGTGACTCCTCTGGGCCTGCCCGCCTGGCGCGCGATAGCAgctgggagccggggggcggggaaggcCAGAGGGAGGGACCAGCTGGCAGCTCAGCAGGTGGAGCCGGTGACAACAATAAACCCTGGGGTGAGGTCGGAGCCAGGGCTGTGGTGGAATCTGAGCCGAACGAGGTGCCACCCAGCGCTGCCGGGCCCCGAGAGACCTCGCCCGGGGGAGACGGTGCCAGGGAGCCAGATGGTGCTGAAGATCTGGGCGGTGCCGCAGGTCCAGCGGATACCAGGGATCTGACTGGTACCAAAGGTCCAGCCGGTCCGCCAGAGACAGCCGGTGCCGCAGATCTGGCCAGTGAAGATCCAGCTGCTCCCAGCGATCGGGGCAGTGCGGCAGCTCCAGCCTGTGCCAACGGGCAGACCAGTGCCGGGGACCCAGCTGGGGTCAAAGACCCAGGAGCTGCCTCGGAGCAGAAGGGGGAGAGCATGGAGAACGGGGACCTCTCCAGTGACGGCGAAGCCTCTCCAGCCCTGAAGCCGGGCGGCGAGACCCCCATCGAGCGGGAGATCCGGCTGCACCAGGAGAGGGAGGAGACCCTGAGGCGGCAGCGGGGCCTGGCCAGCTCGCGGGACACCCAGCAGTACGTGGAGGTGCGGATGAAGCCCATTTTGAGCCAGGCCCAGCCACCCGCCCAGCTGCCCAAGGAGAAGGAGCGCCAGTGGGCCGGGGCCCAGATGCAGCGGGAGATCCAGCGGGAGAGGCTCCGTGAGGAAGACCTGGTGCAGCTGGGCAAGGTGCGGGGCACCTACGACCGGGGCaccccccaggagctgcaggagaagaAGATGCTTTTcgagcagcagcccagccccgAGCCTCCTTCCCCCCGGAAGCCGGCGAGGGTCACCTGCGGCAGCAGTGCCGAGACcccccgagatcagggcccccggGGACCATCCTTCGCCGAGGCCAACAGCCGGGCCAACATGGTCATCCTGGAGCCCAGCACCCTGctgcgccccagccccagccgccaGGCCCCCCTGGAGTGGAGCTCCTCGGCCCAGGGCAACCCCTTCTTCAGACTGCGCTCCAGGAGCCCCCAGTCCCggctggagctggaggtgcaggAGGCCCAGAAGAGGGAACAGGAGCtgcagaaacagaggcacagtcTGTACGGCTGGGACCTGCCCGGCGATGCCCAGGGGGCGGCCGAAGGGGAGGAGCCGCGCCGCAGCCAGCCAG